The Carettochelys insculpta isolate YL-2023 chromosome 18, ASM3395843v1, whole genome shotgun sequence genome window below encodes:
- the LOC142022455 gene encoding uncharacterized protein LOC142022455, producing MPGRTMQESFAVHFLKVLKELLAFVLFSYTVLIGALLLAGWTTYFLVLK from the coding sequence ATGCCAGGAAGAACCATGCAGGAGTCCTTTGCTGTCCACTTCCTGAAAGTGCTGAAGGAGCTCCTGGCCTTTGTGCTGTTCAGTTACACAGTGCTGATCGgggcactgctcctggctggctggacaACTTACTTTTTGGTACTTAAGTGA